GTCAAAGTTTTTGACTAAACTTTTACATCGCTCTACCCAAGCATTGGATCTCTCTATCACCCATCTAGCAGCCACCGGAACAAATCCGGATTGTCCTTTGGCTTGCTTTTCAGCTTTTGATGGCTTGGCAGAGAGTTCAAATTGGATTTTGGTCATGATCTGGGGATAAATTTGCTCTAAGGCCGGGATAATTTTTTCAGGATGATAGCCATGATCTACCAAGATAGTTGTTTTGGGCAATTTCCAGTGGTTTAGATTGGAAATAATCGATATTTTGTGAGAGCATTTCAATCAACCCCTGGTCATCAGATACGTTGGCGGTGGTGCAGTGAGTGAAG
The sequence above is a segment of the Mastigocladopsis repens PCC 10914 genome. Coding sequences within it:
- a CDS encoding transposase, producing MPKTTILVDHGYHPEKIIPALEQIYPQIMTKIQFELSAKPSKAEKQAKGQSGFVPVAARWVIERSNAWVERCKSLVKNFDRTLARANAKLKLCFIRLMLKRLAAS
- a CDS encoding transposase, with amino-acid sequence MILIDSQAVKNTCNASVESKGFCFYKATNGIKRHLAVDILGFPFFTHCTTANVSDDQGLIEMLSQNIDYFQSKPLEIAQNNYLGRSWLSS